TCTTTTTCACTATGCTGCATGAGCTTTTGATATGGGATAGACctgaaataccttttctttttttttttttctttttttttttttcattttagttatTAATAAAACCACATTTACTCCTGGAAAATTCAATTCCAAGGAGTCAAGGTATCTCAAAAAATATATAACACAGAACTTTCTTAGTTGAGTTGTAAATAAATAGAGAGTTTTGTAAATTTGACGGTGGTATCCTTGACAAAACTAGGAGGAGTGGGATACCATGAACTTTTGTGTAATAGATTTTTATCCGAGAtgggatttttctctttaggaCCCCTAACATTGATGGCCTGGCAAAGGAAGGAGTGAGACTTACCCAGCAcattgctgcagctgctgtctgtACTCCGAGTAGAGCAGCTTTCCTGACTGGCAGATACCCCATCAGATCAGGTTAGGCCTCTCTAATGGTTCGCTGCAGTCTGTCTAGCCATTATTGCTATTGAAAATCCCCTtaaataaaccattttaaagACTAGTTAATCTAAGGATTTGGGGGTCTCAGTGAGATGggcaaaaataaagatgactaGATTTAGTGATTGATTTCTATGGGAAAATCCCAAcataaagcacattttaaatgaCAACACAGAAACggataaaaacccaaacagcacaAACCACCCAGAGgtagaaacatgaaaaaaattgtgcaaaCACTGTATGTTCAGTAGTATTAAGATTATATTAAGTGTAATATTTTGAATATCCTGGCAAACATTTTCATAGTGAAATATGTCAGACTGTGGAATAGTTctcaagaaaaatgttttaaaacagatttactTCAGCCATGTAAATTCATGAAAGAGCACTTCAGCCGTTGCATATGGCAGTAATAAGTGTAGCTCCTCTGATGTGATTCTGACTTGCTAAAGGAGAAATGTTATTATGAACTGTACATTTCAGAAATCTGCACCCCTGACTCTGTAAGCCTTTTGTTCTAtataaaacttcttttcttccccccccttttcttttttttaacattatatGTTGATAAATTTTTGTTGCAAGAGGTTGCCTGATGCCCAAATATTGGCATTTAGTGCCATTTGTAGACACCCCAGCATAGCTGAGGCATCTGCATTGGACTAGCAGATAATGACATGGGCCTTGGAGAAGACATTGTTCTGGGGGTCAATCAGAATATCCCAGGGCATACTAAATGGCTTATAAAAAGGCACCTGAGTTGCTTAGGCAACTGAGTCCCATTCATTAGAAAGGACAAGCTGAGAAGactgaaaatctgaattatGGCTTGTTCTATTTTGACAGTTATTTCTCTCTAGGCATGGCATCTGGCACTCAACAGCGGGTTCTCTTTTGGAACGGGTGTTCTGGTGGGCTCCCACCAAACGAAACTACTTTTGCCAGAATACTGCACCAGCAAGGTTATTCTACAGCACTTGTAGGTATGAGACACAGCAACTTGCTGCCTTTGCATTGCTCGTTATTCAAATGAGGCtgcttctgtaaatatttttctttgccaaaatgTCTAGGATCAGTTAAAGTAGAGTTTCTTGTATGCATAACTTTCAAAATCAGCAGATTTTTTAGAATGCCTCAAGCCCCATTGTCAGCACAGCATGACTGATAAATCCAAAACGAGGACGTATGGAATACGTAGCCGTACACTGCAAACAGacataaatgaaaaggaaagaatctTGTTTGCCCAGTACAGATTGCTTTAGGAAGAACCAACAGAGATATTCATTGATCTATTCGAGCAGAAAAATGTTGTCTGCCAGTTGGTACCAAGGCACCACAGTGGTCTTAATTAGATCTAGCAGCCagtttttctcttatttatgCATCCTGCTTATTACCACAGTTAAGACTCTAAAAGTGCcttaatttctgcaaaaagaaactctgccaaaaaaagctgaaagagttCCATTGACTCCAGTGGGTTTTGGATCGGAATAcatcttcaaaaaagaaaatcccattaACTCTTTGCTAATTTTGCCTGTACAGCGATTAAAGGCTGTATCTTTCAAGTCCCTctcattttaaaactctttttgaTGTAGTCAAAGGTGTCATGTGCACAATTGTAATTACTGTGATTTTCACACCTCTGCTCGGTTCCATCACACTGACGTGTCATTTAGTTTCTAAATTGAAGTGAGTCTTAGTGATGTACTGGCTTCACAGAAGCCTGTGCAAAGGGGTGAACTTTCCCTAGCTCACTGCAATCTGGTATAGCTTACACAGTCACATACATGAGCACAGAGCTGGTTAGCAGTTCTCAGAAGTTATTTGTCTAGCTAATAGCCCCGAGGCTCATGGGTATAGACTGTCCTTCAGTGTCAAGATAATTACACTGCTCTGTAATATGACTTCATTAAGGTTCATTATCAGAGTATAACACGTTCTGATATGTCCAATTGTACTGGATAATTGGAATGGCCTATTTTTGCTGCTCATCTTAGGATGAATATAGACACACAGAGACAATAGGTACACCTTCCTCCTGAAATTTGTTCTTGGACTGTGAAGGGCAGCTAGGACTCGTGTGTAAATTAGTTCATATTTTTGCACTTAGTTGTTTCTTTTGGCACAAGGGTTTCTCCAGTTTCTGCCCATCAGGCTACCCATTAATGAATGGCTACTTTACTATGTGGAAAATAATAAGCACCAACTATTTAACCCTGTTTGTTCTTATTCAGGGAGGTGTCTGAGCTAGACCGTTGCCCTGCGTGGAATTTTAACAGATAGGTGAGGAAAGCCAGATGTTCTAGGCAGATAAAGTGCCAATGCACGATTGCTCCCTGAGAGTCTGTCCCCATTCCACACCAGCTCCTCCCTTGGCTGCACCCTAACTGAGGAGTGCAGCCAACTTATTAGAAATACAGGCAGACACACGTTATATGTTATTCTCTGAGTAATGATGTTGGATTTAAGgtctttgttttatattttcaggGAAGTGGCATATGGGTGTGAACTGCAAATCCCGCCGTGATCACTGCCACCATCCTTTAAATCACggctttgattatttttatggcATGCCTTTTACCCTTTTGAATGAGTGTCAAGGCACAGATGACCCTGAACTGGCCAAGTCTTTGCAAGATTCATACCGGCTTTACACACAGATGATCATCCTTGCAGTGCTTACTCTTTTGATTGGAAAACTTACCCATTTATTCtcagtaaaatggaaaataattatatatctAACCATCTGTGGTCTCCTGTATTTCATCTCCTGGTTCTCCAGCTATGGTTTCACCAAGTACTGGAACTGTATCCTGATGAGAAACCATGATATCACTGAACAACCAATGAATCTAGAAAAAACTGCTTCTAATATGCTGAAGGAGGCAGTTTCATTCATTGAAAGGTAATCAACAAAAATTGTATTGCgttttaaggatttttaaaagcaatttgatTACTGTGTCGTACACCACTAGGTCAGGTGGCTGTCATGCTAAACTACATGTCCTGATGCTGGCCAGTAATTTGTTGTTTCCTGGCATCCCCCTACCTGTCAGCATCCAGCTACTGCCCTTTGTCTTATACGTGGCTTGTCAGCTGctcaggaaaaggaagatgattctttttgtggttttgttttgttgaccTAATACAAAGGCGTCCTGGCCAAGGGCTGGGCCTTCTGCCAGTGGGAACAGAAAAATGATCTTAGCCTGATGGAGTGTTGTAGAAAGTGTCATATGaagttaatattttacaaacagGGGTGATAATgagtgctgttttgttttccaaagatgTCCTTCATTTACAATACTATCAGTAACCTCAACTGGTTATTGAAGAAACCACTAAGTCTTTAAATGTATTCAGGCGTCAAGTCTGAGCATATCCCTGAATAAGATTATGCTGTTCCTGTCAGGGTTTAGGGggtgtttgtttgtggggttttttaagggaAATTGGGGTAAGATAAATCTCTTCCGTGAACCTTTGAGCATAGATAATCTCAGGTTCCTAGGATAACCTGCCTGGCCTGATGTTAAAGGGATATGGTTCTCCTGTGGGTGCAGTGTTGTGTCTGCCCTTTCCATGAGGGTGTCTCAGGTGCTCAGTGATGTTTATGTTTAAGTTTAAGCAAGCAAGTCCTATTCTCCTTGGCTCCAAGAGCGTGTCAGTCTTTTGGCTATGAACTTGCctagtaatttatttattgtgcTACACATGCCTAATTTGGAACCAGTCAAAGCAAGGGCCCATTACTATTTTGGTCTTAATACAGAACCAAAACCTTTGAGGGGTGTTTTAATCCCTTCTGCCTcccaaaacctcaaaaaatgcaaagatgtcAAGAtcaaaaatttttattttagaccccaataataatttttattgagATATTCACTACCATGTCACTGTTACATTTTGGGTTGAGTGACAGTTTGTGGAGAAATgactactgttttcttttatttcagaaacaagcatagaccatttcttctctttgtttcccttttaCATGTTCACACCCCTCTCATTACCACAGAGGAGTTTCTGGGAAGAAGCAGGCATGGCCTATATGGAGATAATGTAGAGGAGATGGATTGGATGGTGGGTAAGTggttttcttgaagaaaatctttcatttatttgaatgtggaaaagaaattaaagaggTGGTCACAGAACTCCCTTTTTGCATATGAGAAAATGAGTGAACTTGCCTTGGATACACAGGTACCTCCAGAGACTGTCATTCCGTTACCACAcctcatttttactttcttaagATGAAAGCCCAAACTTTTCTTGTGAAGATTtgttctttctatttttttaat
This sequence is a window from Balearica regulorum gibbericeps isolate bBalReg1 chromosome 1, bBalReg1.pri, whole genome shotgun sequence. Protein-coding genes within it:
- the LOC104631281 gene encoding arylsulfatase D isoform X4, with amino-acid sequence MYLFHTWGSHGVYQVKQWSCLNIWLTLCLFPRTCVSNPSKPNFLLILADDLGIGDVGCYGNDTIRTPNIDGLAKEGVRLTQHIAAAAVCTPSRAAFLTGRYPIRSGMASGTQQRVLFWNGCSGGLPPNETTFARILHQQGYSTALVGKWHMGVNCKSRRDHCHHPLNHGFDYFYGMPFTLLNECQGTDDPELAKSLQDSYRLYTQMIILAVLTLLIGKLTHLFSVKWKIIIYLTICGLLYFISWFSSYGFTKYWNCILMRNHDITEQPMNLEKTASNMLKEAVSFIERNKHRPFLLFVSLLHVHTPLITTEEFLGRSRHGLYGDNVEEMDWMVGRLLDVIDKEGLKNTTFIYFASDHGGSLEAHRGNAQLGGWNGIYKGGKGMGGWEGGIRVPGIVRWPGVLPADTVIDEPTSLMDIFPTVVHLAGGAVPQDRVIDGHTLLPLLQGTVQHSGHEFMFHYCGVFLHAVRWHQEDHAGHGAVADLSVCISSSQPELCTSYCSDLLGNVCSL
- the LOC104631281 gene encoding arylsulfatase D isoform X6; this translates as MYLFHTWGSHGVYQVKQWSCLNIWLTLCLFPRTCVSNPSKPNFLLILADDLGIGDVGCYGNDTIRTPNIDGLAKEGVRLTQHIAAAAVCTPSRAAFLTGRYPIRSGMASGTQQRVLFWNGCSGGLPPNETTFARILHQQGYSTALVGKWHMGVNCKSRRDHCHHPLNHGFDYFYGMPFTLLNECQGTDDPELAKSLQDSYRLYTQMIILAVLTLLIGKLTHLFSVKWKIIIYLTICGLLYFISWFSSYGFTKYWNCILMRNHDITEQPMNLEKTASNMLKEAVSFIERNKHRPFLLFVSLLHVHTPLITTEEFLGRSRHGLYGDNVEEMDWMVGRLLDVIDKEGLKNTTFIYFASDHGGSLEAHRGNAQLGGWNGIYKGGKGMGGWEGGIRVPGIVRWPGVLPADTVIDEPTSLMDIFPTVVHLAGGAVPQDRVIDGHTLLPLLQGTVQHSGHEFMFHYCGVFLHAVRWHQEDREGGDKKAHSSW